In Candidatus Zixiibacteriota bacterium, a genomic segment contains:
- a CDS encoding CBS domain-containing protein, which translates to MQVKDVLDDFHKHPITINENLTIGEAMKALNKHKIGSLIVLDNSKSLAGIITERDVFRMMNKFNCDIEEKLIKDYMSTDLIIGVPEDDLEYIAGLITQNRIRHIPVINRDGNLCGIISIGDIVKARLNEAEVENRYLREYISGRAHLISEE; encoded by the coding sequence ATGCAGGTAAAAGATGTTTTGGATGACTTTCATAAACATCCCATTACGATAAATGAAAATCTGACCATAGGCGAGGCGATGAAAGCCCTCAATAAGCACAAAATCGGGTCGCTCATAGTTTTGGATAATTCCAAATCTTTGGCAGGCATAATAACCGAACGTGATGTATTCAGAATGATGAATAAATTCAACTGCGATATTGAGGAAAAGTTAATTAAAGATTACATGTCCACCGATTTAATTATTGGGGTTCCCGAAGATGATTTGGAATATATCGCCGGATTAATTACCCAGAACCGCATCCGCCATATTCCTGTCATAAACAGGGATGGCAACCTGTGCGGAATAATATCCATTGGAGATATCGTCAAGGCCCGCCTGAATGAAGCCGAAGTTGAAAACAGATACCTGCGTGAGTATATTTCCGGTCGGGCTCATTTAATTTCAGAAGAATAA